One Amblyomma americanum isolate KBUSLIRL-KWMA chromosome 8, ASM5285725v1, whole genome shotgun sequence DNA window includes the following coding sequences:
- the Mhc gene encoding myosin heavy chain isoform X35, giving the protein MAEDPDPTEYLYVSLETKRKDQTKPYDGKKMVWVPDEKEGFILGNISSTKGDMVTVDCPGGERTLKKELLQQVNPPKFEKCDDMASLTYLNDASVLHNLKERYYTNLIYTYSGLFCVAINPYKRFPIYTRRVVEIYKGRRRTEVPPHVFAVSDGAYMDMLANRENQSMLITGESGAGKTENTKKVIQYFALIAASGFKQHFSSGGNLEDQVVQTNPVLESFGNAKTVRNDNSSRFGKFIRIHFGPMGKLAGADIETYLLEKARVISQQPAERSYHIFYQLMSGKLPGLKEKLLLTNNINDYHFVSQGKTSIPGVDDAEEFQVTDTAFDVLGFTDEEKENIYKVTAAVMHFGCLKFKQRPREEQAEADGTEEGERVAHLLGLNAADLYKNLLKPRIKVGTEFVTQGRNITQVTASVGALSKAIFDRLFKWLVKRVNETLDTKQKRQHFIGVLDIAGFEIFDFNSFEQLCINFTNEKLQQFFNHHMFVLEQEEYKREGIEWEFIDFGLDLQACIELIEKPMGVLSILEEESMFPKASDKTFEEKLKTNHLGKSPNFIKPKPPKPGQSEAHFAIVHYAGTVPYNLTGWLEKNKDPLNDCVVDQFKKGSNALLQAIFEDHPGLGGGDDKGGKGGRKKGSGFQTVSGLYREQLNKLMATLNSTAPHFVRCIIPNETKSPGVIDSHLVMHQLTCNGVLEGIRICRKGFPNRMIYPDFKQRYTILAPNAVPKGFVDAKHCAEKVIEAIQLDNNDFRFGHSKIFFRAGVLGRLEELRDERLGKIITMIQAAVRWYITKKHFQKLKEQRVALLVIQRNLRKFLQLRNWLWWKLYSKVKPLLSVARVEDELKALEEKLKKTQEALEKEEKLRKELEGQNVKVLQEKNDLFLQLEAERMGAGDVEERLNKALTQKGDLESQLQELQDRLQHEEDAHGQLSQTKKKLEGEISGLKKDIEDMELALQKAEQDKATKDHQIRNLNDEIQHQDELINKLNKEKKQLQEQNQKTAEDLQATEDKVNHLNKVKAKLEQTLDELEDSLEREKKARADLEKNKRKVEGDLKLAQEAVADLEKHKKEMDQNLQRKEKEMASLAAKLEDEQALVAKLQKQIKELQARIEELEEELEAERQARAKAEKQRADLAREIEELSERLEESGGATSAQVELNKRREAELAKLRRDLEESNLQHEQAMSNLRKKHNDSVAELSEQIDQLNKHKAKVEKERATLAAEVSDLQSLLDHSNKSQANAEKQVKQLEVQLADAQFKLDETNRTLNDLDGSKKKMGVENSELQRQLEEAESQVAQLNKIKASLATQLEEAKRQADEEARERAAILGKYRNLEHDLDNLRESIEEEQEAKADFQRQLSKANAEAQLWRSKYESEGLARLEELEEAKRKLHGKLQEAEEAMEQLNAKCSGLEKTKAHLQGELEDMSIEVDKANALAASLEKRQKSFDKVIAEWKAKVDDLAAELDASQKECRNYSTEVFKLRAAYEESQEHYEAVKRENKNLQDEIKDLMDQLGEGGRSVHELEKSRKRLEMEKEELQAALEEAEAALEQEENKVLRAQLELSQVRQEIDRRIQEKEEEFENTRKNHQRALDSMQASLEAEAKGKAEALRLKKKLESDINELEIALDHANKANAEAQKNLKKYQQNVKDLQTALEEEQRARDEAREQYASAERRCNALHGELEESRQLLEQSDRARRAGEAELSEMHETVNELSAQTASLSVAKRKLEGEMQALQADLDEVLNEAKQSEEKAKKAMVDAARLADELRAEQDHALQQEKLRKALEQQMKELQVRLDEAEAAALKGGKKIIQKLEQKVRELENELENEQRRHGDAAKNFRKSERRIKELQFQAEEDRKNHERMQDLVDKLQQKIKTYKRQIEEAEEIAALNLAKFRKVQQELEDAEERADMAENTLAKLRAKNRSSASAGRAMSPGLAAAPLRT; this is encoded by the exons ACGTACTCGGGATTGTTCTGCGTCGCCATCAACCCCTACAAGCGCTTCCCCATCTACACCAGGCGCGTCGTGGAGATCTACAAGGGCCGCAGGCGTACGGAGGTGCCTCCCCATGTGTTCGCCGTCTCCGATGGAGCCTACATGGACATGTTGGCCA ACCGCGAGAACCAGTCTATGCTCATCAC TGGCGAATCAGGAGCGGGCAAAACTGAGAACACCAAAAAAGTCATTCAGTATTTCGCCCTTATCGCCGCCTCGGGCTTTAAGCAGCACTTTTCGAGCGGA GGCAACCTGGAAGACCAGGTCGTGCAGACCAACCCCGTCCTCGAGTCGTTCGGTAACGCCAAGACCGTGCGTAACGACAACTCTTCGCGCTTC GGTAAATTCATCCGTATCCACTTCGGGCCCATGGGCAAGCTGGCCGGTGCTGACATTGAAACTT ATCTGCTGGAGAAGGCTCGTGTCATCTCTCAGCAACCAGCTGAGCGTTCGTACCACATCTTCTACCAGCTCATGTCAGGAAAGCTCCCTGGACTGAAGG AGAAACTGCTCCTTACCAACAACATCAACGACTACCATTTCGTGTCCCAGGGTAAGACTAGCATCCCCGGCGTTGACGACGCCGAAGAGTTCCAGGTCACCGAC ACTGCCTTCGACGTGTTGGGCTTCACGGACGAGGAGAAGGAGAACATCTACAAGGTTACGGCGGCCGTGATGCACTTCGGCTGCCTGAAGTTTAAGCAGAGGCCCCGAGAAGAGCAGGCCGAGGCCGACGGCACCGAGGAAGGCGAGCGTGTTGCCCACCTTCTGGGTCTCAACGCCGCTGACCTCTACAAGAACCTGCTCAAGCCTCGCATCAAGGTCGGCACGGAGTTCGTCACCCAGGGCAGGAACATCACACAG GTGACGGCCTCTGTGGGCGCCCTGTCCAAGGCCATCTTCGACAGGCTGTTCAAGTGGCTGGTCAAGCGTGTCAACGAGACGCTTGACACAAAGCAGAAGCGCCAGCACTTCATCGGTGTGCTGGATATTGCCGGTTTCGAGATCTTCGAC TTCAATAGCTTTGAGCAGCTCTGCATCAACTTCACCAACGAAAAGCTGCAGCAGTTCTTCAACCATCACATGTTCGTTCTTGAGCAAGAAGAGTACAAGCGCGAGGGAATCGAATGGGAATTCATCGACTTTGGCCTCGACCTGCAAGCGTGTATCGAGCTCATTGAGAAG CCCATGGGTGTGCTCTCCATCCTTGAAGAGGAGTCTATGTTCCCCAAGGCCAGCGACAAGACCTTTGAGGAGAAGCTGAAAACCAATCATCTGGGCAAGTCGCCTAACTTCATCAAGCCCAAGCCACCGAAGCCCGGCCAGTCTGAGGCTCACTTTGCCATCGTCCACTATGCCGGCACT GTGCCGTACAACCTCACTGGCTGGCTTGAGAAGAACAAGGACCCCCTCAACGACTGCGTGGTTGACCAGTTCAAGAAGGGCTCTAACGCGCTTCTGCAGGCCATCTTCGAAGACCACCCCGGCCTTGGCGGTGGTGACGACAAGGGTGGAAAGG GTGGTCGCAAGAAGGGTTCTGGCTTCCAGACTGTGTCCGGTCTGTACAGG GAACAGTTGAACAAGCTGATGGCTACCCTGAATAGCACTGCCCCCCACTTTGTCCGCTGTATCATTCCGAACGAAACCAAGTCCCCAG GCGTCATCGACTCTCATCTTGTCATGCATCAGCTCACTTGCAACGGTGTGCTTGAAGGCATCCGTATCTGCCGAAAGGGCTTCCCCAACAGGATGATCTACCCAGACTTCAAGCAGCG ATACACGATCTTGGCTCCCAACGCCGTCCCCAAGGGCTTCGTTGATGCGAAACACTGCGCCGAAAAGGTCATCGAGGCCATTCAGCTCGATAACAACGATTTCCGCTTCGGACACAGCAAG ATCTTCTTCAGGGCAGGCGTCTTGGGTCGCCTGGAAGAACTGCGTGACGAGCGTCTCGGCAAGATTATCACCATGATTCAAGCCGCTGTGCGCTGGTATATAACCAAGAAGCACTTCCAGAAGCTCAAGGAACAGAG GGTGGCGCTGCTGGTCATCCAGCGCAACCTCCGCAAGTTCCTCCAGCTGCGCAACTGGCTCTGGTGGAAGCTGTACAGCAAG GTCAAGCCCCTGCTGTCCGTCGCCCGCGTGGAAGACGAGCTCAAGGCGCTCGAAGAGAAGCTCAAGAAGACACAGGAGGCCCTGGAGAAGGAAGAGAAGTTGCGCAAGGAGCTTGAGGGCCAGAACGTCAAAGTGCTGCAGGAGAAGAACGACCTGTTCCTGCagctcgaggctgagcgcatggGCGCCGGCGACGTCGAGGAACGCCTGAACAAGGCCCTCACGCAGAAGGGAGACCTTGAGAGCCAACTGCAGGAGCTGCAGGACCGGCTCCAGCACGAGGAGGATGCGCACGGCCAGCTCTCTCAGACCAAGAAGAAGCTCGAGGGCGAGATTTCCGGCCTCAAGAAGGACATCGAGGACATGGAGCTGGCACTGCAGAAGGCGGAGCAGGACAAGGCCACCAAGGACCACCAGATCCGCAACCTCAACGACGAGATCCAGCACCAGGACGAGCTCATCAACAAGCTCAACAAGGAGAAGAAGCAGTTGCAGGAGCAGAACCAGAAGACCGCCGAAGACCTCCAGGCCACCGAGGACAAGGTGAACCACCTGAACAAGGTCAAGGCCAAGCTGGAGCAGACGCTCGACGAGCTGGAGGACTCGCTGGAACGCGAAAAGAAGGCCCGCGCCGACCTCGAGAAGAACAAGCGCAAGGTTGAGGGAGACCTCAAGCTCGCCCAGGAGGCCGTCGCCGATCTCGAGAAGCACAAGAAAGAGATGGACCAGAACTTGCAGCGCAAGGAGAAGGAGATGGCTAGCCTGGCCGCGAAGCTGGAGGATGAGCAGGCGCTGGTCGCCAAGCTGCAGAAGCAGATCAAGGAACTCCAG GCCCGCATCGAGGAGCTCGAAGAGGAGCTGGAAGCTGAACGCCAGGCTCGGGCCAAG GCTGAGAAGCAGCGCGCCGACCTCGCTCGCGAGATTGAAGAGCTGAGCGAGCGGCTCGAGGAGTCGGGTGGAGCCACGTCGGCCCAGGTAGAGCTGAACAAGCGCCGCGAAGCCGAGCTCGCCAAGCTGAGGCGCGACCTCGAAGAGTCCAACCTTCAGCATGAGCAGGCCATGTCCAACCTGCGCAAGAAGCACAACGACTCGGTCGCCGAGCTCTCCGAGCAGATCGACCAGCTCAACAAGCACAAGGCCAA AGTTGAAAAGGAGCGTGCCACCCTGGCTGCCGAAGTGTCCGACCTCCAATCCCTCCTGGACCACAGCAACAAGTCACAG GCTAACGCTGAGAAGCAGGTGAAGCAACTGGAGGTGCAGCTCGCGGACGCCCAGTTCAAGCTGGACGAGACCAACCGCACGCTGAACGACCTGGATGGCTCCAAGAAGAAGATGGGCGTCGAGAACAGCGAGCTCCAGCGGCAGCTTGAGGAGGCCGAATCTCAAGTGGCGCAGCTCAACAAGATCAAGGCTTCGCTGGCGACGCAGCTTGAGGAAGCCAAGCGCCAGGCCGACGAGGAGGCACGG GAGCGCGCTGCCATCCTTGGCAAGTACCGCAACCTGGAGCACGACCTGGACAACCTGCGCGAGAGCATCGAAGAGGAACAGGAAGCCAAGGCCGACTTCCAGCGCCAGCTCAGCAAGGCCAACGCCGAGGCTCAGCTCTGGCGCTCCAAGTACGAGAGCGAGGGTCTGGCGCGCCTGGAGGAACTCGAGGAGGCCAA GCGCAAGCTGCATGGCAAGCTCCAGGAGGCTGAGGAGGCCATGGAGCAGCTGAACGCCAAGTGCAGCGGCCTCGAGAAGACCAAGGCGCACCTGCAGGGAGAGCTGGAGGACATGTCCATCGAAGTGGACAAGGCCAACGCTCTCGCCGCCTCTCTCGAGAAGCGCCAGAAGTCATTCGACAAG GTCATCGCCGAATGGAAGGCCAAGGTTGACGACCTCGCCGCCGAGCTCGACGCGTCGCAGAAAGAATGCCGAAACTACTCCACCGAGGTGTTCAAGCTGCGCGCCGCGTACGAGGAGAGCCAGGAGCACTACGAGGCAGTTAAGCGCGAGAACAAGAACCTCCAGGACGAGATCAAGGACCTGATGGACCAGCTTGGTGAGGGTGGCCGAAGCGTGCACGAGCTCGAGAAGTCTCGCAAGAGGCTCGAGATGGAGAAGGAGGAACTGCAGGCTGCGCTCGAAGAGGCCGAGGCTGCGCTTGAGCAGGAGGAGAACAAG GTGCTGCGCGCCCAGCTCGagctgtcgcaggtgcggcaggAGATCGACCGGCGCATCCAGGAGAAGGAGGAAGAATTCGAGAACACTCGAAAGAACCACCAGCGGGCTCTGGACTCCATGCAGGCCAGTCTCGAGGCCGAGGCTAAGGGCAAAGCCGAGGCGCTGAGGCTCAAGAAGAAGCTGGAGAGCGACATCAACGAGCTCGAGATTGCCCTCGACCACGCCAACAAGGCCAACGCCGAGGCGCAGAAGAACCTCAAGAAGTACCAGCAGAACGTCAAGGACCTGCAGACCGCCCTCGAGGAAGAACAGCGTGCCCGCGACGAAGCCCGTGAGCAGTACGCGTCGGCTGAGCGCCGTTGCAACGCTCTTCACGGCGAGCTGGAGGAGAGTCGCCAGCTGCTGGAACAGTCTGACCGCGCCCGCCGCGCCGGTGAAGCCGAGCTCAGCGAGATGCACGAGACAGTCAACGAGCTGTCGGCTCAGACCGCCTCTCTGTCGGTGGCCAAGAGGAAGCTCGAGGGAGAAATGCAGGCTCTCCAG GCTGACCTGGACGAGGTGCTCAACGAGGCCAAGCAGTCGGAGGAGAAGGCCAAGAAGGCGATGGTGGACGCTGCCCGCCTGGCTGACGAGCTGCGCGCCGAGCAGGACCACGCCCTGCAACAGGAGAAGCTGCGCAAGGCTCTCGAGCAGCAGATGAAGGAGCTCCAGGTGCGCCTGGACGAAGCCGAGGCCGCGGCTCTCAAGGGCGGCAAGAAGATCATCCAGAAGCTGGAACAGAAGGTGCGCGAGCTCGAGAACGAGCTGGAGAACGAGCAACGCCGGCACGGAGACGCCGCCAAGAACTTCCGCAAGAGCGAGCGCCGCATCAAGGAGCTCCAGTTCCAG GCCGAAGAGGACCGCAAGAACCACGAGCGCATGCAAGACCTGGTGGACAAGCTCCAGCAGAAGATCAAGACGTACAAGCGCCAGATCGAGGAGGCCGAGGAGATCGCGGCTCTCAACCTGGCCAAGTTCCGCAAGGTGCAGCAGGAGCTGGAGGACGCCGAGGAGCGCGCCGACATGGCCGAGAACACGCTCGCCAAGCTGCGCGCCAAGAACCGCAGCTCCGCGTCCGCTGGCCGTGCCATGTCGCCCGGACTGGCCGCCGCGCCCCTCCGGACCTAA